In Arthrobacter alpinus, a single window of DNA contains:
- a CDS encoding alpha/beta hydrolase, translating to MTTWEQDVLGPDFEKLTLELSSGSPATLVRYVGNVPQWAPSSLSGADVLYVHGWSDYFFQHELAEFWHRAGANFYALDLHNYGRSLRPGQIPGQVSSLTEYDADIAAALVAMGRSKVPEQIMPFSEPEEATDPRSFEIAFLEEARHRLSAAFDALAGRERPESHPERPHERPLILLGHSTGGLTLSLWAARHPGAAAAVVLNSPWLEFQASEVGRAMVAPLIQARTRFKPLAPLPPLDPGFYTRAVSKKYDGEWEYESQWRPDRGFPVTPSFLNAVFQGQAQVARGLGVQVPVLVMLSDKSYLQPKWSSTALAADVVLNVDAVAKRALDLGTHITLHKIPGAFHDVFLSPAQTRVQAYAGMGRWVEAVLDTAAQRRWTERVVQAEQSQPTRG from the coding sequence ATGACCACTTGGGAGCAGGACGTCCTAGGGCCCGATTTTGAAAAGCTCACCCTTGAGCTGTCCTCCGGGTCCCCCGCAACGCTTGTCCGCTACGTTGGCAACGTGCCGCAATGGGCGCCGTCGTCCTTGAGCGGGGCGGATGTCCTGTACGTCCACGGCTGGTCGGACTACTTCTTCCAGCACGAACTCGCGGAGTTTTGGCACCGCGCCGGCGCCAACTTCTATGCGCTGGATTTGCACAATTACGGTCGCAGCCTGCGCCCGGGCCAGATCCCGGGCCAGGTTTCCTCCCTCACCGAGTACGACGCCGACATCGCGGCCGCACTCGTTGCCATGGGACGCAGCAAGGTCCCCGAGCAGATCATGCCGTTTTCGGAACCGGAAGAGGCCACGGATCCGCGTTCCTTTGAAATAGCGTTTTTGGAGGAGGCTCGGCACCGCCTCAGCGCCGCTTTTGACGCATTGGCGGGACGGGAACGTCCAGAGAGCCACCCGGAGCGCCCACACGAACGGCCCTTGATTTTGCTGGGCCATTCCACCGGCGGGCTCACCCTAAGCCTGTGGGCCGCGCGTCACCCGGGTGCGGCAGCCGCCGTGGTTCTTAACAGCCCCTGGCTGGAGTTTCAGGCCAGCGAGGTGGGCCGGGCCATGGTTGCCCCGCTCATCCAGGCGCGGACGCGGTTCAAGCCGTTGGCGCCGCTGCCGCCCCTCGATCCCGGCTTTTACACGCGGGCCGTGTCCAAGAAGTACGACGGCGAGTGGGAGTACGAATCGCAGTGGCGCCCCGACCGAGGCTTCCCCGTGACGCCTTCGTTCCTTAACGCGGTGTTCCAGGGACAGGCGCAGGTGGCCCGCGGCTTGGGGGTGCAGGTGCCGGTGCTCGTCATGCTTTCGGACAAGAGCTACCTGCAGCCCAAATGGTCCTCCACAGCGTTGGCCGCCGACGTTGTGCTCAATGTGGACGCGGTGGCCAAGCGCGCCTTGGACTTGGGCACCCACATAACCCTGCACAAGATTCCGGGAGCCTTCCACGACGTATTCCTCTCACCGGCCCAGACACGGGTGCAGGCTTACGCCGGGATGGGCCGGTGGGTGGAAGCCGTCCTTGACACAGCCGCCCAACGCCGCTGGACGGAACGCGTGGTGCAGGCGGAGCAGTCTCAGCCCACGCGCGGATGA
- a CDS encoding MerR family DNA-binding transcriptional regulator, producing MAWVFGAGRLKLSCLRTRVLTLTQCEGRKPEDVMFYIGDFARVGRVSVRMLHHYDAIGLLSPDHVDSTGYRLYEATALARHVAAAPRGAGGSACR from the coding sequence ATGGCATGGGTATTTGGAGCCGGGCGGCTGAAATTATCATGTTTGAGAACTAGGGTGTTGACCCTGACACAGTGTGAGGGGCGTAAACCTGAAGATGTCATGTTTTACATAGGAGATTTCGCCAGAGTCGGACGGGTGTCGGTGCGCATGTTGCACCACTATGACGCCATCGGGCTGTTGTCCCCTGACCACGTCGATTCCACCGGCTACAGGCTCTACGAAGCCACGGCACTTGCGCGGCATGTTGCGGCTGCGCCGCGAGGAGCTGGAGGATCAGCTTGCCGCTGA
- a CDS encoding DUF3100 domain-containing protein, translating to MSTRIAPAKAGLKHTLPIAALAIVIAVAVQFIGSTKINVGIGSIVIFPMVWGLIVGLLISIQKFKPLGLDLQKVASALVGVAVMLLVARLAFNIGPSLPVLVKAGPALLLQEVGHLLGTVFLALPLAVLLRMGKATVGATFSLDREPSFAMVSEKYGADSDQYRGVLAMYVFGTLFGAVFITLLTSLVANWGIFNPLALAMGSGVGSGSMMAASAASIIEAYPGDEQAILGMAAVSNLITTILGVYVGIYVSLPLADKFYKLLTRKGRAEAAAVAATPVSATAPADDDVNRDFREKVAQSSAEVKLPLWLSLSVLSILGLATASVAAKGLHWNVFGGYAVLMALVLLGLFLGKVSRKISAIIWITTIGAYISSPWFFAAHWLTTLVSAVDFLSIATVMLTLAGLSLGKDVPLLKNIGWKIIPVGLVAITASFMLSVVIAEFALGYWS from the coding sequence ATGAGCACTCGAATCGCCCCTGCCAAAGCGGGCCTCAAGCACACCCTGCCCATAGCCGCACTGGCGATTGTCATCGCCGTGGCCGTGCAGTTCATCGGATCCACCAAGATCAACGTTGGCATTGGCTCGATTGTCATCTTCCCCATGGTGTGGGGCCTGATCGTGGGCCTGCTGATCTCCATTCAAAAATTCAAGCCGCTGGGCCTTGACCTGCAGAAGGTGGCCTCGGCGCTGGTGGGCGTTGCCGTCATGCTGCTGGTGGCGCGCCTGGCCTTCAATATTGGCCCCAGCCTTCCCGTACTGGTCAAGGCCGGCCCCGCCCTGTTGCTGCAGGAGGTCGGCCACCTGCTGGGTACCGTCTTCCTTGCACTGCCGCTCGCAGTACTGCTGCGCATGGGCAAGGCAACTGTCGGCGCCACGTTTTCCCTTGACCGCGAGCCATCATTCGCCATGGTCTCGGAAAAGTACGGAGCCGATTCCGACCAGTACCGCGGCGTCCTTGCCATGTACGTTTTCGGCACGCTCTTTGGCGCCGTTTTCATCACCCTTCTGACCTCCCTGGTGGCCAATTGGGGCATCTTCAACCCGCTGGCTCTGGCCATGGGTTCGGGCGTGGGCTCCGGTTCCATGATGGCCGCCTCCGCAGCCAGCATCATCGAGGCCTACCCGGGCGATGAGCAGGCCATCCTTGGCATGGCAGCCGTCTCCAACCTGATCACCACCATCCTTGGTGTCTATGTCGGCATCTATGTTTCGCTCCCCCTTGCCGACAAGTTCTACAAGCTGCTCACCCGAAAGGGCCGCGCCGAGGCTGCCGCCGTTGCCGCCACCCCCGTTTCTGCAACCGCACCCGCGGACGACGACGTCAACCGCGACTTCCGCGAAAAGGTGGCCCAGTCCTCGGCCGAGGTCAAGCTGCCACTGTGGCTCTCGCTGAGTGTGTTGAGCATTCTGGGCTTGGCCACGGCGTCAGTGGCCGCCAAGGGATTGCACTGGAACGTCTTTGGCGGCTACGCCGTGCTCATGGCGCTGGTGCTTCTTGGCCTGTTCCTTGGGAAGGTGTCCCGCAAGATCTCCGCGATCATCTGGATCACCACCATCGGCGCCTACATTTCCAGCCCGTGGTTCTTCGCCGCGCATTGGCTGACCACGCTGGTCTCGGCCGTCGACTTCCTCTCCATCGCCACAGTCATGCTGACCTTGGCGGGCCTCTCGCTGGGTAAGGACGTGCCGCTGCTGAAGAACATTGGCTGGAAAATCATCCCTGTGGGCCTGGTGGCCATCACCGCATCGTTCATGCTTTCGGTGGTCATTGCCGAATTCGCACTCGGATATTGGTCTTAA
- a CDS encoding GyrI-like domain-containing protein produces MLRLRREELEDQLAADAARLASVEARLRVIESEGVMPEYEVIIKSLPALRLAELSAEAASFEPESISPVIQPLYKQLYTALAAAGMSPAGPGVAYYEALDGGRVRVHAGCPIPDSVRGGEFDVVTLPAVKQAATLIHRGTMDNVMPSVQALARWIASNGFTSLGLNRELYLDYGMSEDPEQWVTELQEPVASLR; encoded by the coding sequence ATGTTGCGGCTGCGCCGCGAGGAGCTGGAGGATCAGCTTGCCGCTGACGCCGCCAGGCTGGCATCAGTGGAGGCGAGGCTCCGCGTCATTGAAAGTGAGGGCGTCATGCCTGAATATGAAGTCATCATCAAGTCCCTGCCGGCGCTCCGGCTCGCGGAACTTTCCGCCGAGGCGGCAAGCTTCGAACCGGAGTCCATCAGCCCCGTCATTCAGCCGCTGTACAAGCAGTTGTACACGGCGCTGGCGGCTGCCGGAATGTCACCCGCGGGTCCCGGGGTTGCCTACTACGAAGCGCTCGACGGCGGTCGCGTCCGCGTGCACGCCGGCTGCCCCATCCCCGATTCCGTTCGGGGCGGGGAGTTCGACGTCGTCACGCTGCCTGCGGTGAAGCAGGCCGCAACGCTGATCCACCGCGGGACAATGGACAATGTCATGCCGTCTGTGCAGGCTCTGGCCCGTTGGATCGCCTCAAACGGGTTCACCTCCCTGGGGCTGAACCGGGAGCTGTATCTTGACTACGGCATGAGCGAGGACCCGGAGCAGTGGGTCACCGAATTGCAGGAACCTGTGGCCTCCCTTAGGTGA
- a CDS encoding signal peptidase I gives MNREEPGSARNSSRLGPLLSADGWVLFLASLLSRLYLGVLLCLALVAVLPALLGWHGTVVQSGSMEPLISPGDVVLAASFDSSHKVPVGGVVEFTSPAEAEPSGVEKTRLHRIVAENSDGTFVTAGDANAEPDSSPLKREQITGQARLLVPLVGLPGLWLGLGNFPALAWWSVLTLLAVVLAVFGLRPPNDGEETGESPDSAGDTPDDSPDGGAEEPDSEGSEISELAGSGAAEGPTAPPPPRARARHLKASTAVGLVAALTVLVVASSTTFSSAAFTATTANTGSTFATAADWTPPSVTLANPGTTIRASVALTAVASDAEAGVRNVTIQYLPSGGTWTTLCTRVVEPYSCTWNTQTVPDGVYSLRAIATDNSGLSTTSATIQTTVTNAFAVLFNSPGDTVRGNVNLGVTLNSPGNAIYTVRVEYSVAGANKWNTLCLNLLSPYQCTWATSLFANDFYDLRAVAVSGSTSTYSDTVADVQVDNLAPTVTMSDPGSPLRGVSTFTAVAADADSGVNNVQIQYLRTGTSTWATLCTVTEAPYSCRFDTTALATASYNFRAIATDEAGNSTTSAQVTNKLVDNTVSSVSMEDPGAYLSGNATLTAAANSTAGVTNVRIQSSPASTNTWTTRCTLAATPYVCAWDTRTVADGLYDFRAVLTDGAGKETISTVVTGRRVDNSPLRAADVQAANGTGALGKFDAGDTLTFTYSQQVNLASVSPGWAGAALPVTVRLRDGNVSGLGTGNNGDTVDVQRPGSSVNLGSVNTKGNFAKNKKTVSFNATMTATTVTVGGLPRTVVTVTLAAPASGAGSLRTSTTSPAMVWTPTSSVSSTSAVPCSLAPITESGTLDRDF, from the coding sequence GTGAACCGGGAGGAACCCGGGTCCGCCCGGAATTCCTCCCGGCTGGGCCCGCTATTGTCAGCTGACGGTTGGGTGCTCTTTCTGGCATCCCTTCTTTCGCGGCTTTATCTGGGCGTGCTTTTGTGTCTGGCCCTTGTCGCCGTGCTGCCTGCCCTTCTAGGCTGGCACGGCACGGTGGTCCAGAGCGGATCCATGGAGCCGCTTATCAGCCCCGGCGATGTGGTGCTCGCAGCAAGCTTCGATTCCTCACATAAGGTCCCGGTGGGCGGGGTCGTGGAATTCACCAGCCCCGCCGAAGCCGAACCCAGCGGTGTCGAGAAGACCCGTCTGCACCGGATCGTTGCCGAAAACTCAGACGGCACTTTCGTCACGGCCGGCGACGCCAACGCCGAGCCAGACAGCAGCCCCCTCAAACGGGAACAGATCACCGGCCAGGCCCGGCTCCTTGTTCCGCTTGTGGGGCTACCCGGCCTTTGGCTGGGGCTAGGAAACTTTCCCGCCCTTGCCTGGTGGAGCGTCCTGACCCTGCTCGCCGTGGTCCTGGCCGTTTTCGGTTTGCGGCCGCCCAACGATGGTGAGGAGACAGGCGAATCGCCGGACTCTGCGGGTGACACTCCAGACGACTCACCAGATGGTGGCGCCGAGGAACCAGATTCAGAAGGTTCCGAGATTTCTGAATTGGCGGGTTCCGGAGCAGCCGAAGGCCCCACAGCCCCGCCACCCCCGCGTGCCCGTGCCCGACACCTGAAGGCAAGCACCGCCGTCGGCCTTGTTGCCGCCCTGACGGTCCTGGTGGTCGCCTCCTCCACAACGTTCTCCTCGGCTGCGTTCACAGCAACCACCGCCAACACGGGCAGCACCTTCGCCACGGCGGCTGACTGGACGCCTCCTTCGGTCACCCTGGCCAACCCCGGCACGACGATCCGGGCAAGCGTTGCACTGACAGCTGTTGCCAGCGACGCCGAGGCAGGCGTCCGCAACGTCACCATCCAATACCTGCCATCCGGCGGCACATGGACCACACTGTGCACCCGGGTGGTCGAACCCTATTCGTGCACGTGGAACACCCAGACCGTGCCGGACGGGGTCTACAGCCTCCGGGCCATTGCCACGGACAACTCGGGTCTCTCCACCACATCAGCCACCATCCAAACCACGGTGACCAACGCTTTCGCGGTGCTCTTCAACAGTCCCGGAGATACTGTCCGCGGCAACGTGAATCTCGGCGTTACCCTAAACAGTCCGGGCAATGCCATCTACACCGTCCGTGTGGAATATTCCGTGGCGGGCGCCAACAAGTGGAACACACTGTGCCTAAACCTGTTGTCCCCCTATCAATGCACCTGGGCCACGAGCCTCTTCGCCAATGACTTCTATGACCTTCGCGCCGTTGCCGTCTCGGGTTCCACCTCCACGTATTCGGATACCGTTGCCGATGTGCAGGTAGACAACCTGGCGCCCACAGTGACAATGAGCGATCCCGGCTCGCCGTTGCGCGGCGTCAGCACTTTCACCGCCGTGGCCGCGGACGCGGACTCGGGAGTCAATAACGTTCAGATTCAGTATCTCCGCACGGGCACAAGTACCTGGGCCACGCTTTGCACTGTGACGGAAGCGCCATACTCATGCCGGTTCGACACCACTGCGCTTGCCACCGCCTCCTACAATTTCAGGGCCATCGCAACAGACGAGGCCGGTAACAGCACAACGTCGGCGCAGGTCACCAACAAGTTGGTGGACAACACCGTGTCCTCGGTGTCCATGGAGGATCCAGGCGCGTACCTCTCGGGTAACGCAACACTCACGGCGGCGGCGAACTCGACCGCGGGCGTGACCAATGTGCGGATCCAGTCATCACCGGCCAGTACCAACACCTGGACCACGCGTTGCACCCTGGCCGCGACACCGTATGTGTGCGCTTGGGACACGCGGACCGTGGCCGACGGGCTGTACGATTTCCGCGCAGTCCTAACCGACGGTGCTGGCAAGGAAACAATCTCCACCGTGGTAACAGGACGGCGCGTGGACAATAGCCCGCTCCGTGCTGCTGATGTTCAGGCCGCTAACGGCACCGGAGCTCTCGGCAAGTTTGATGCCGGCGACACCCTGACCTTCACCTACAGCCAGCAGGTCAATTTGGCATCCGTCAGTCCGGGATGGGCCGGCGCCGCCCTGCCCGTGACGGTGCGGCTGCGTGATGGCAACGTCTCGGGGCTGGGTACCGGCAACAACGGGGACACTGTGGATGTCCAGCGCCCAGGCAGCTCAGTAAACCTTGGCTCGGTCAATACGAAGGGGAACTTCGCGAAGAACAAGAAGACCGTCTCCTTCAACGCCACGATGACGGCCACAACAGTGACCGTCGGCGGCCTGCCCAGAACCGTGGTGACAGTGACCCTGGCAGCACCCGCCAGTGGGGCTGGCAGCCTCCGCACGTCCACTACGTCACCGGCCATGGTGTGGACGCCAACCTCGTCCGTCTCCAGCACATCCGCAGTGCCGTGCTCCCTCGCCCCCATCACCGAATCGGGCACCCTCGACCGCGACTTCTAA
- a CDS encoding NADP-dependent oxidoreductase, protein MSSTMKAMTYAQYGGTEVLEQTQRPIPKVAPGAVLIRVKAAGVNPVDWKIMSGGLDGLMDVNFPVVPGWDVAGVVEAVGFDTPDFAVGDAVYSYGRRDTIQGGTFAELVALPAAIVAHKPASLSWEQAAALPLTGMTAQRTLDALAVMTGETLLIHNGSGSVGRSAIQIAVNGGVQVIATGSAKNHARLRELGAEPVAYGPGLVERVRAIAPEGVDAVADFAGDVVQDTLALLKTDGRHASIADWTVFSHGGQYIWVRPGTGELERLSALVEDGTLSVDVAQTFPLQEVAQAFEASMSGHGTGKIVLTEFTN, encoded by the coding sequence ATGAGTTCAACTATGAAGGCCATGACGTACGCACAATACGGTGGCACCGAGGTCCTGGAACAAACGCAGCGGCCAATACCCAAGGTCGCCCCCGGCGCCGTGCTGATTCGGGTTAAGGCTGCCGGCGTCAATCCCGTTGATTGGAAGATCATGTCTGGTGGACTGGACGGGCTCATGGATGTGAACTTCCCGGTTGTTCCAGGATGGGATGTTGCGGGTGTGGTGGAGGCTGTGGGCTTTGACACCCCCGATTTCGCGGTGGGAGACGCGGTCTACTCCTACGGCCGCCGCGACACCATCCAGGGCGGCACCTTCGCCGAACTCGTGGCTCTCCCGGCCGCCATCGTGGCCCATAAACCCGCATCGCTGAGCTGGGAACAAGCAGCCGCACTCCCGCTTACGGGCATGACCGCCCAACGCACACTCGATGCCCTGGCCGTTATGACAGGTGAAACACTGCTGATCCACAACGGTTCCGGAAGCGTGGGCCGCTCAGCCATTCAAATTGCCGTCAACGGCGGTGTACAGGTCATCGCCACGGGATCCGCTAAGAATCACGCTCGCCTGCGCGAATTGGGTGCCGAGCCCGTGGCATACGGCCCGGGCCTGGTGGAACGCGTCCGCGCGATTGCACCCGAAGGCGTCGACGCCGTTGCCGACTTCGCCGGTGACGTTGTTCAGGACACCCTCGCGTTGCTCAAAACTGATGGCCGGCATGCCTCCATCGCCGATTGGACCGTGTTTTCTCACGGCGGGCAGTACATCTGGGTCCGCCCTGGAACCGGGGAACTTGAACGGCTGAGCGCCCTGGTCGAAGACGGCACACTCAGCGTCGATGTTGCCCAAACATTCCCGTTGCAGGAAGTGGCACAGGCCTTCGAGGCAAGCATGTCTGGCCACGGCACTGGCAAGATCGTCCTGACCGAATTCACCAACTAG
- a CDS encoding amidohydrolase, giving the protein MSPTNTTPAAAALHTELASGVELWREKVHALARDIHANPELSFEEVRASAAIVELLREGGFEVETGTSGLPTAFTATVGSGELTVALCIEYDALPKIGHACGHNLIAGASVAAALALAPHADALGITLKAIGTPAEEHGGGKAIMLEAGAFDGVGLALMVHPVQDGITYNPAGTSAQAVGRYRATFTGKAAHAAAAPHLGVNAADAAVLSQVAVGLLRQQIPGDHRIAMYVAEAGHVTNIIPELAVVEFECRAFTLPEYESLLIRVRRCFEGAALATGTELTIESTEPLYEPLSQDDDLAAHWTAAMDFFGKDTSPAAGLGGGSTDMGNVSQVIPSLHPWLSIPGADVPIHSHAFAALADTPEAYTVMFEAATALAWTTADAASNPQQRQRFIAAAYTRQD; this is encoded by the coding sequence ATGAGCCCCACCAATACCACCCCAGCGGCAGCCGCCCTTCATACGGAACTCGCGTCCGGCGTCGAACTGTGGCGTGAAAAGGTCCACGCCCTGGCCCGCGACATTCATGCCAACCCGGAACTCTCCTTCGAGGAGGTCCGCGCCTCCGCCGCCATTGTTGAGCTGCTGCGCGAGGGCGGCTTCGAGGTCGAGACAGGCACCTCTGGACTGCCGACGGCGTTCACCGCCACCGTGGGCAGCGGCGAACTCACCGTTGCCCTGTGCATTGAGTACGACGCCCTCCCGAAGATTGGCCATGCCTGCGGACATAACTTGATCGCCGGAGCCTCGGTTGCCGCCGCGCTGGCCCTGGCGCCGCACGCCGACGCGCTAGGCATCACGCTCAAGGCCATCGGCACGCCCGCCGAAGAACACGGCGGCGGCAAGGCGATCATGCTGGAGGCTGGCGCGTTCGACGGCGTGGGGCTGGCTTTGATGGTCCACCCGGTTCAGGACGGCATCACCTACAACCCTGCCGGAACCAGCGCCCAGGCCGTGGGTCGGTATCGGGCCACCTTCACGGGCAAGGCAGCTCACGCGGCCGCCGCACCGCACCTGGGCGTCAACGCGGCGGACGCCGCCGTGCTGAGCCAGGTGGCCGTGGGCCTGCTGCGCCAGCAGATTCCGGGCGACCATCGCATTGCCATGTACGTGGCGGAGGCCGGGCACGTCACCAACATCATCCCCGAACTTGCCGTGGTTGAATTCGAATGCCGCGCCTTCACCTTGCCGGAATACGAGTCCCTGCTCATCCGTGTCCGCCGCTGCTTCGAAGGCGCAGCCCTGGCCACCGGCACGGAGCTCACCATTGAATCCACCGAGCCCCTGTATGAACCGCTAAGTCAGGACGATGACCTGGCCGCACACTGGACCGCAGCCATGGACTTCTTTGGCAAGGACACCTCCCCCGCCGCCGGGCTGGGCGGCGGCTCCACCGACATGGGCAATGTCTCCCAGGTCATCCCGAGCCTGCACCCGTGGCTCAGCATCCCAGGCGCGGACGTCCCCATCCACTCGCACGCATTTGCGGCACTCGCCGATACCCCGGAGGCCTACACGGTCATGTTTGAGGCCGCCACAGCCTTGGCCTGGACCACGGCCGACGCCGCCAGCAACCCGCAACAACGCCAGCGCTTCATCGCAGCTGCCTACACCCGACAAGACTGA
- a CDS encoding MurR/RpiR family transcriptional regulator encodes MDPSGPGIDWLDDIMAGQNLPKAQDRVAEVIIRNPQLASYAEIAEIAALAEVNNSSVVRAAQSLGFQGWPDLQRELRSRYLVKISTEDTLVQHGEHSSPLRAALTRDMENLRLTLEANAPEEVEAAIATLAAAKSILVLGHGSYAAPAGVMAHLGATMGYPITLESRGGVHLVTSTNTLGPGDVLVVINIWRSIGQMIAAAEAAHQAGATIIAISDMRRGRLATIAEHLLVVPSEGIAFFQSVTATTSVVYGLLAGMQAAHPERSRETIRRSQQLWKDLDIHLD; translated from the coding sequence ATGGACCCCTCCGGCCCCGGCATCGATTGGCTCGATGACATCATGGCCGGCCAGAACCTGCCGAAGGCCCAGGACCGTGTGGCCGAGGTGATCATTCGCAACCCACAGCTCGCCTCATACGCGGAAATCGCTGAGATCGCGGCCCTCGCCGAGGTCAACAACTCATCAGTGGTGCGGGCGGCACAATCCCTGGGATTTCAGGGATGGCCGGACCTGCAGCGTGAATTGCGCTCACGCTACCTCGTGAAGATCTCCACGGAAGACACGCTGGTACAGCACGGGGAGCACAGCAGCCCGCTGCGCGCAGCACTGACACGTGACATGGAAAACCTGCGTCTCACCCTTGAAGCCAACGCACCCGAGGAAGTGGAAGCGGCCATCGCCACCTTGGCCGCGGCGAAGTCCATCCTGGTCCTGGGCCACGGATCCTATGCCGCCCCGGCCGGCGTCATGGCGCACCTTGGCGCCACCATGGGCTACCCCATCACCTTGGAAAGCAGGGGTGGCGTTCACCTCGTCACGAGCACCAACACGCTGGGCCCCGGCGATGTTCTGGTGGTCATCAACATTTGGCGCTCAATCGGCCAGATGATCGCCGCAGCAGAGGCCGCACACCAGGCCGGCGCCACCATCATCGCCATCAGCGACATGCGCCGCGGCCGCCTGGCCACCATCGCCGAACACCTCTTGGTTGTCCCGTCCGAAGGGATCGCCTTCTTCCAATCCGTCACCGCCACCACCAGCGTCGTCTACGGCCTGCTGGCCGGCATGCAGGCCGCCCACCCGGAGCGCAGCCGCGAAACCATCCGCCGCTCGCAACAACTCTGGAAAGACCTCGACATCCACCTCGATTAG